A single window of Nematostella vectensis chromosome 4, jaNemVect1.1, whole genome shotgun sequence DNA harbors:
- the LOC5522233 gene encoding mediator of DNA damage checkpoint protein 1 isoform X2 codes for MDLDATQAIEWDGCEDTDDTAELDRTRTKKLIGHLKVFQHHQTEEKIFEIYEGDNFIGRSDCEITIPQKSLSKKHACIEAHEDLLLVYDNGSKNKTRKDKLILRPQVRYQLNDSDMLTFADVTCQYLHGVLQVDDNDDTGSETGSESMLPTDSEQQRAGDDNGRDSRDEDMTYAADTEPDTDDEGQKGEKAELNCRKVSDKDNQPARPVIPAVLYDSDQELPTPSRRNQTTVLESASDSEEPAGHSLDKHSSVPAAPERTIIEATPDRPEATPLTLIYSPDTPTSHHKLQGVTQTPSCPPTLVYDKNSPRKSIGEIMPSCPATLVYEKSSQQKGSEETPSYAPTQMYSSEHTTGSLQSTQPTAEPPIDKTPSKTPSKVKPHGVGDHVVYAPNTQGFSPGEEEELGLEATLAYAPKSPVDNPSVMQLPESGDEGKVGIDASDNSATQEYRLDETNEEEDEDLALLPTQAYLAKDVQDSESDENLFATEAARDMPFVTSKKPPPRETNNNKAAKDNEDDDVTDDDDSDDANDIGVQPTVPYNISNMAIHAYEAVIGRSGDDGDDDGATDDDDADNIGVQPTVPYDIRKTKKNPTNEDIKKQTGLSATTATVPYGGEAATQAYGNADDDDEKNTNQAETSIQVQATVPYGIEMETQTYDPATGHNDDDMTDDENNKNFAVAATVPYDLETQAYGVADDDDDKSDDENDKITKPNNPLLKREQSAMPSTLPYDIEMATQAYSAGDANDDDDTDSEMDTNAKRTKTSQPKDGENTQKGENISPTLPYCLDTQDYGDNNSDTNDELQEVKRLSSEEHEDNIAASILPETQAYGVDVSPAADDADGEDDPSGDGNESNDISESDGLGDTQPYGADEDIIPPSTTKETTEAEELDFPVATRLTFGETDDSEEDFRKPQGRQKKANTITTVPRRTPARKNKGRPAKRLDDEEEEQSTAMAKRAKHFDVDVEESPASSTTETSNRGKPAQHQDNEEDEPENKVKRNKGKPARLQDHEEDEEPVASTSATGITKTPGKGPNPKSARSTRSSRKKKNEKEEEDDDLSVPSGECEDEKGKMNSMMANKSTARRRAKRDHSEKDIVEQHDNDSVTGDLETTKRIVRARMTPATTTRNKRSACLQDDYKEEAVMGQDCGRKSSARGGRGRASKGKDNSEATNFVQKDVTNKDNVETEKTTFLTGNENGPQSSGRSGRAFKEKNNKEVKATTVEQQEEKKLPSRGSGRGKATRGKNNEATTAENVEEMTKEEPVEEGTTSLTEDDTGKKSTRRRGRGKGASGRHNKEVTTTHQEEQINEEESDEEEVASPVKRKGRGKARKSPQKITSHGTSSTPAPNSTPAKRTRGRGVKVKDEPETPVISSSSATSQTEMSLPDVTPLMPIFGRRGRGRVTLSSEGPELPEPFDDTPTPSRPEPGPLSVVKAISRRGKRGGRVVKTKDELLPDSSETLDLNEDTRSETPSEATSEAASETHSEPPQVFTTAYTRKGRGRAGKDSQASTDSTLSTGGGKGRAKKPKENRRSPSSSQTADSTLVDSPSAQAERPKGGVVLKRDSQESQEVQATPAKKGRRHEDGAAEAPSPSLRERKPEGKPRVMFTGLVDKQGEKVVTSLGGSLVNSVYECTHLVTEKVRRTVKFLCGLASGQLLVQPAWLEACKLAKTFVDPSPFFVHDRAAEKQYNFKLHESHQRALEGGLLQGYRVHVTKGVKPEPSQMKDIIKCAKGEVLPRMPRAKDDGILVISCEEDHQACKPAVNAGVPVYSAELLLTGILRHQLSLDENRLFSDGSAEESPSNQTRKRKNDTHSGDAPPKTARASRRKKK; via the exons ATGGATCTCGACGCTACACAAGCTATAGAATGGGACGGCTGCGAAGATACTGATGACACAGCCGAACTAGATAGGACTAGAACTAAAAAGCTG ATTGGTCACTTGAAGGTCTTTCAGCACCATCAAACTGAAGAAAAGATATTTGAGATCTATGAAG GAGATAATTTTATTGGAAGAAGTGATTGTGAAATAACAATCCCACAAAAG TCTTTGTCTAAGAAGCATGCTTGCATTGAAGCTCATGAAGATTTACTTTTGGTTTATGACAATGGCAGCAAAAACAAGACTAGAAAAGATAAG CTTATTCTAAGACCCCAAGTTAGATATCAGCTGAATGACAGCGACATGCTCACTTTTGCTGACGTCACTTGCCAGTATCTCCATGGCGTCCTGCAG GtcgatgacaatgatgacacTGGCTCAGAGACGGGCTCGGAGTCTATGTTGCCCACAGACAGTGAGCAGCAGAGGGCAGGTGACGACAATGGGCGGGATTCACGAGATGAGGACATGACATATGCTGCCGACACCGAGCCTGATACTGATGATGAGGGACAAAAGGGGGAAAAGGCTGAACTAAATTGTAGAAAGGTTTCTGACAAGGATAACCAACCAGCTAGACCTGTCATTCCTGCTGTGTTGTATGACTCAGATCAGGAACTGCCCACTCCTTCCCGACGTAATCAGACCACGGTCCTGGAGTCGGCATCGGACAGCGAGGAACCTGCAG GTCATTCTCTTGATAAGCACAGTTCAGTTCCTGCAGCACCAGAGAGAACCATTATCGA GGCAACTCCAGATAGACCTGAAGCTACCCCCCTTACTTTAATCTACAGCCCCGACACGCCTACCTCCCACCACAAACTGCAAGGAGTAACCCAGACTCCGAGCTGCCCACCAACCCTTGTCTATGACAAAAATTCCCCACGAAAAAGTATTGGAGAAATTATGCCCTCATGTCCAGCTACTTTAGTTTATGAAAAATCATCACAACAAAAAGGTTCAGAAGAAACACCATCCTACGCACCAACTCAAATGTATTCATCAGAACATACAACAGGCTCCTTGCAGTCAACACAACCAACAGCGGAGCCTCCCATTGATAAGACCCCATCAAAAACACCCTCTAAGGTGAAGCCCCATGGAGTTGGGGACCATGTAGTCTATGCTCCCAACACCCAGGGCTTTTCGCCAGGCGAAGAAGAGGAATTAGGACTGGAGGCAACACTGGCCTATGCACCCAAATCACCTGTTGATAATCCATCCGTGATGCAGCTACCTGAGAGTGGGGATGAGGGAAAAGTAGGCATTGATGCGAGTGATAATAGTGCTACCCAAGAGTACAGATTGGATGAAACCAATGAAG AAGAAGATGAAGACCTGGCTCTCCTTCCCACCCAAGCTTACCTGGCTAAAGATGTGCAGGACTCTGAGAGTGATGAAAACCTCTTTGCAACTGAAGCAGCAAGGGACATGCCTTTTGTCACTAGCAAAAAGCCACCCCCTCGTGAAACTAACAATAATAAGGCTGCAAAAgataatgaagatgatgatgtcactgatgatgatgatagtgatgatgctAATGATATTGGTGTTCAACCCACTGTCCCGTATAATATTAGTAATATGGCAATTCATGCATATGAGGCAGTAATAGGGAgaagtggtgatgatggtgatgatgatggtgccaccgatgatgatgatgctgataataTTGGTGTTCAGCCCACTGTCCCATATGATATTagaaaaaccaaaaaaaacccAACAAATGAAGATATTAAGAAGCAAACAGGTCTATCTGCAACAACTGCAACAGTACCCTATGGAGGTGAAGCCGCAACTCAGGCATATGGTAAtgcagatgatgatgatgaaaaaaatacaaatcaagCAGAAACGTCTATACAGGTTCAAGCTACTGTGCCGTATGGAATTGAGATGGAAACACAGACTTATGATCCTGCTACTGGTCATAATGACGATGACATGACAgatgatgaaaataataaaaatttcgCCGTGGCTGCAACAGTGCCTTATGATTTAGAAACACAAGCTTATGGTGTtgcagatgatgatgatgataaatcaGATGATGAAAATGACAAGATTACAAAACCCAACAACCCATTGCTAAAGCGTGAACAATCTGCCATGCCCTCAACTCTGCCATACGATATTGAAATGGCAACACAAGCTTATAGTGCTGGTGATgcgaatgatgatgatgatacagATAGTGAGATGGATACAAATGCCAAACGCACCAAAACTTCCCAACCCAAAGACGGTGAAAATACCCAAAAAGGTGAAAATATTTCACCAACCTTACCTTATTGCCTTGATACACAGGATTACGGAGATAACAATAGTGATACCAATGATGAACTCCAAGAGGTTAAACGTCTGTCATCAGAAGAACATGAGGATAATATTGCAGCTTCCATTCTTCCAGAGACACAGGCATATGGGGTTGATGTGTCTCCTGCTGCAGATGACGCTGACGGTGAAGATGATCCATCTGGTGATGGAAATGAGTCTAATGATATCAGTGAGAGCGATGGGCTGGGTGATACTCAGCCGTATGGAGCCGATGAAGACATTATACCTCCTTCAACAACAAAAGAG ACCACTGAGGCTGAGGAGCTGGATTTCCCTGTTGCGACAAGACTTACTTTCGGTGAGACTGACGATAGCGAGGAAGACTTCCGCAAACCTCAAGGGAGACAGAAGAAG GCTAACACAATAACCACTGTCCCACGGCGGACACCGGCAAGGAAGAACAAAGGTAGGCCTGCCAAACGCCTGGATGACGAGGAAGAAGAACAGTCCACAGCAATGGCCAAGCGTGCAAAACACTTTGATGTTGACGTAGAGGAATCTCCTGCGTCTTCAACAACAGAGACCAGTAACAGGGGCAAACCTGCACAACACCAAGACAATGAGGAAGACGAGCCAGAAAATAAAGTGAAAAGAAACAAAGGCAAGCCTGCGAGACTCCAAGATCATGAAGAAGATGAAGAACCTGTAGCTAGTACTAGTGCAACCGGTATAACCAAAACTCCTGGAAAAGGTCCAAACCCTAAGAGTGCGAGAAGTACCCGAAGTAGCAGAAAGAAGAAGAATGAGAAAGAAGAGGAAGATGATGATTTGAGTGTACCTTCTGGTGAGTGTGAGGACGAGAAGGGTAAAATGAACTCAATGATGGCCAATAAATCAACAGCACGGCGAAGAGCGAAGAGAGATCATTCTGAAAAAGATATTGTAGAACAACATGATAATGACAGTGTTACTGGAGACCTGGAAACAACCAAGAGAATAGTCAGAGCAAGGATGACACCAGCCACAACAACGAGAAACAAAAGGTCTGCTTGTTTACAGGATGATTACAAGGAAGAGGCTGTCATGGGACAGGATTGTGGGCGGAAATCCTCTGCGAGAGGTGGTCGAGGCAGAGCCTCCAAAGGGAAGGATAATAGTGAGGCAACGAATTTTGTACAAAAAGATGTGACGAACAAAGACAATGTTGAGACAGAGAAGACAACATTTCTCACAGGAAATGAGAATGGGCCACAATCCTCAGGGAGAAGTGGAAGAGCCTTTAAAGAAAAGAATAACAAGGAGGTTAAGGCAACGACTGTTGAACaacaagaagaaaagaaactcCCATCGAGAGGTAGTGGTAGAGGAAAAGCAACTAGAGGGAAGAATAACGAGGCAACAACTGCGGAAAACGTTGAGGAGATGACTAAAGAAGAACCTGTTGAGGAAGGGACAACCTCACTCACAGAAGATGACACTGGGAAGAAATCCACAAGGAGAAGGGGTCGAGGCAAAGGAGCTAGTGGAAGACATAACAAGGAGGTAACGACCACTCATCAAGAAGAGCAAATAAATGAAGAGGAAAGTGACGAAGAAGAGGTAGCCTCTCCCGTGAAACGAAAAGGACGAGGCAAGGCAAGAAAGTCACCTCAAAAG ATTACATCCCATGGCACATCGTCAACACCTGCGCCAAACTCTACGCCCGCAAAGCGAACCAGGGGGAGAGGAGTAAAAGTCAAAGACGAACCTGAG ACCCCGGTAATATCTTCTTCAAGTGCCACCTCACAGACGGAAATGTCTTTACCGGATGTCACgccattgatgcccatatttggGAGACGAGGTCGTGGACGAGTGACGCTTTCTAGTGAGGGCCCTGAG CTCCCTGAGCCATTTGATGACACCCCCACCCCGTCTAGACCTGAGCCAGGTCCTCTCTCAGTCGTCAAGGCTATCTCAAGGCGGGGCAAGCGCGGAGGCCGGGTGGTCAAGACTAAGGATGAACTG TTGCCGGACTCCTCAGAGACGTTAGACCTGAATGAAGACACGAGAAGTGAGACACCAAGCGAAGCAACAAGTGAGGCAGCCAGCGAAACCCACAGCGAGCCTCCCCAGGTATTCACGACAGCTTATACCCgtaaggggaggggtagggcaGGCAAGGACTCCCAAGCCTCAACAGACTCTACTCTGAGCACTGGCGGGGGAAAGGGAAGAGCAAAGAAACCCAAGGAGAATCGCAGATCTCCGAGTTCATCACAAACTGCCGATTCTACGTTGGTGGACTCACCTTCTGCACAAGCAGAAAGACCGAAGGGCGGAGTGGTTTTGAAAAGGGATTCGCAGGAATCACAG GAAGTCCAGGCGACGCCGGCAAAGAAAGGGAGGCGTCACGAAGACGGTGCTGCTGAAGCACCAAGCCCGTCACTACGGGAACGCAAACCCGAGGGCAAACCACGTGTCATGTTCACTGGTCTGGTCGACAAGCAGGGAGAGAAG GTCGTCACAAGTCTGGGTGGTTCCCTTGTGAATTCCGTTTACGAATGCACTCATCTGGTTACTGAAAAG GTCCGCCGTACGGTCAAGTTCCTGTGCGGATTAGCCAGTGGTCAACTCCTCGTACAGCCCGCCTGGCTTGAGGCGTGCAAACTCGCCAAGACCTTCGTAG aCCCTTCGCCATTCTTTGTCCATGACAGAGCTGCGGAGAAACAGTACAATTTTAAGTTACACGA GTCACACCAGCGGGCGCTTGAGGGAGGACTTTTGCAGGGCTACCGTGTCCACGTGACCAAAGGGGTCAAGCCTGAACCTTCACAAATGAAAG ACATCATCAAATGCGCCAAAGGGGAG GTTTTGCCGCGCATGCCTCGCGCTAAGGATGACGGGATATTAGTGATCTCGTGCGAGGAAGACCACCAGGCTTGCAAGCCCGCAGTTAATGCTGGGGTACCGGTGTACTCTGCCGAGCTACTGCTGACCGGTATACTGCGCCATCAACTAAGCCTGGACGA AAATCGACTTTTTTCTGATGGTAGTGCGGAGGAGAGCCCATCAAATCAAACTAGAAAACGCAAAAACGATACTCACTCGGGAGATGCACCGCCCAAGACCGCCCGAGCATCAAGACGGAAGAAGAAATAG
- the LOC5522233 gene encoding mediator of DNA damage checkpoint protein 1 isoform X1, whose amino-acid sequence MDLDATQAIEWDGCEDTDDTAELDRTRTKKLIGHLKVFQHHQTEEKIFEIYEGDNFIGRSDCEITIPQKSLSKKHACIEAHEDLLLVYDNGSKNKTRKDKLILRPQVRYQLNDSDMLTFADVTCQYLHGVLQVDDNDDTGSETGSESMLPTDSEQQRAGDDNGRDSRDEDMTYAADTEPDTDDEGQKGEKAELNCRKVSDKDNQPARPVIPAVLYDSDQELPTPSRRNQTTVLESASDSEEPAGHSLDKHSSVPAAPERTIIEATPDRPEATPLTLIYSPDTPTSHHKLQGVTQTPSCPPTLVYDKNSPRKSIGEIMPSCPATLVYEKSSQQKGSEETPSYAPTQMYSSEHTTGSLQSTQPTAEPPIDKTPSKTPSKVKPHGVGDHVVYAPNTQGFSPGEEEELGLEATLAYAPKSPVDNPSVMQLPESGDEGKVGIDASDNSATQEYRLDETNEEEDEDLALLPTQAYLAKDVQDSESDENLFATEAARDMPFVTSKKPPPRETNNNKAAKDNEDDDVTDDDDSDDANDIGVQPTVPYNISNMAIHAYEAVIGRSGDDGDDDGATDDDDADNIGVQPTVPYDIRKTKKNPTNEDIKKQTGLSATTATVPYGGEAATQAYGNADDDDEKNTNQAETSIQVQATVPYGIEMETQTYDPATGHNDDDMTDDENNKNFAVAATVPYDLETQAYGVADDDDDKSDDENDKITKPNNPLLKREQSAMPSTLPYDIEMATQAYSAGDANDDDDTDSEMDTNAKRTKTSQPKDGENTQKGENISPTLPYCLDTQDYGDNNSDTNDELQEVKRLSSEEHEDNIAASILPETQAYGVDVSPAADDADGEDDPSGDGNESNDISESDGLGDTQPYGADEDIIPPSTTKEIIPDSQEPGTMSPVIPFKGRGCSTRGKKPAARVSFAQIAEETTEAEELDFPVATRLTFGETDDSEEDFRKPQGRQKKANTITTVPRRTPARKNKGRPAKRLDDEEEEQSTAMAKRAKHFDVDVEESPASSTTETSNRGKPAQHQDNEEDEPENKVKRNKGKPARLQDHEEDEEPVASTSATGITKTPGKGPNPKSARSTRSSRKKKNEKEEEDDDLSVPSGECEDEKGKMNSMMANKSTARRRAKRDHSEKDIVEQHDNDSVTGDLETTKRIVRARMTPATTTRNKRSACLQDDYKEEAVMGQDCGRKSSARGGRGRASKGKDNSEATNFVQKDVTNKDNVETEKTTFLTGNENGPQSSGRSGRAFKEKNNKEVKATTVEQQEEKKLPSRGSGRGKATRGKNNEATTAENVEEMTKEEPVEEGTTSLTEDDTGKKSTRRRGRGKGASGRHNKEVTTTHQEEQINEEESDEEEVASPVKRKGRGKARKSPQKITSHGTSSTPAPNSTPAKRTRGRGVKVKDEPETPVISSSSATSQTEMSLPDVTPLMPIFGRRGRGRVTLSSEGPELPEPFDDTPTPSRPEPGPLSVVKAISRRGKRGGRVVKTKDELLPDSSETLDLNEDTRSETPSEATSEAASETHSEPPQVFTTAYTRKGRGRAGKDSQASTDSTLSTGGGKGRAKKPKENRRSPSSSQTADSTLVDSPSAQAERPKGGVVLKRDSQESQEVQATPAKKGRRHEDGAAEAPSPSLRERKPEGKPRVMFTGLVDKQGEKVVTSLGGSLVNSVYECTHLVTEKVRRTVKFLCGLASGQLLVQPAWLEACKLAKTFVDPSPFFVHDRAAEKQYNFKLHESHQRALEGGLLQGYRVHVTKGVKPEPSQMKDIIKCAKGEVLPRMPRAKDDGILVISCEEDHQACKPAVNAGVPVYSAELLLTGILRHQLSLDENRLFSDGSAEESPSNQTRKRKNDTHSGDAPPKTARASRRKKK is encoded by the exons ATGGATCTCGACGCTACACAAGCTATAGAATGGGACGGCTGCGAAGATACTGATGACACAGCCGAACTAGATAGGACTAGAACTAAAAAGCTG ATTGGTCACTTGAAGGTCTTTCAGCACCATCAAACTGAAGAAAAGATATTTGAGATCTATGAAG GAGATAATTTTATTGGAAGAAGTGATTGTGAAATAACAATCCCACAAAAG TCTTTGTCTAAGAAGCATGCTTGCATTGAAGCTCATGAAGATTTACTTTTGGTTTATGACAATGGCAGCAAAAACAAGACTAGAAAAGATAAG CTTATTCTAAGACCCCAAGTTAGATATCAGCTGAATGACAGCGACATGCTCACTTTTGCTGACGTCACTTGCCAGTATCTCCATGGCGTCCTGCAG GtcgatgacaatgatgacacTGGCTCAGAGACGGGCTCGGAGTCTATGTTGCCCACAGACAGTGAGCAGCAGAGGGCAGGTGACGACAATGGGCGGGATTCACGAGATGAGGACATGACATATGCTGCCGACACCGAGCCTGATACTGATGATGAGGGACAAAAGGGGGAAAAGGCTGAACTAAATTGTAGAAAGGTTTCTGACAAGGATAACCAACCAGCTAGACCTGTCATTCCTGCTGTGTTGTATGACTCAGATCAGGAACTGCCCACTCCTTCCCGACGTAATCAGACCACGGTCCTGGAGTCGGCATCGGACAGCGAGGAACCTGCAG GTCATTCTCTTGATAAGCACAGTTCAGTTCCTGCAGCACCAGAGAGAACCATTATCGA GGCAACTCCAGATAGACCTGAAGCTACCCCCCTTACTTTAATCTACAGCCCCGACACGCCTACCTCCCACCACAAACTGCAAGGAGTAACCCAGACTCCGAGCTGCCCACCAACCCTTGTCTATGACAAAAATTCCCCACGAAAAAGTATTGGAGAAATTATGCCCTCATGTCCAGCTACTTTAGTTTATGAAAAATCATCACAACAAAAAGGTTCAGAAGAAACACCATCCTACGCACCAACTCAAATGTATTCATCAGAACATACAACAGGCTCCTTGCAGTCAACACAACCAACAGCGGAGCCTCCCATTGATAAGACCCCATCAAAAACACCCTCTAAGGTGAAGCCCCATGGAGTTGGGGACCATGTAGTCTATGCTCCCAACACCCAGGGCTTTTCGCCAGGCGAAGAAGAGGAATTAGGACTGGAGGCAACACTGGCCTATGCACCCAAATCACCTGTTGATAATCCATCCGTGATGCAGCTACCTGAGAGTGGGGATGAGGGAAAAGTAGGCATTGATGCGAGTGATAATAGTGCTACCCAAGAGTACAGATTGGATGAAACCAATGAAG AAGAAGATGAAGACCTGGCTCTCCTTCCCACCCAAGCTTACCTGGCTAAAGATGTGCAGGACTCTGAGAGTGATGAAAACCTCTTTGCAACTGAAGCAGCAAGGGACATGCCTTTTGTCACTAGCAAAAAGCCACCCCCTCGTGAAACTAACAATAATAAGGCTGCAAAAgataatgaagatgatgatgtcactgatgatgatgatagtgatgatgctAATGATATTGGTGTTCAACCCACTGTCCCGTATAATATTAGTAATATGGCAATTCATGCATATGAGGCAGTAATAGGGAgaagtggtgatgatggtgatgatgatggtgccaccgatgatgatgatgctgataataTTGGTGTTCAGCCCACTGTCCCATATGATATTagaaaaaccaaaaaaaacccAACAAATGAAGATATTAAGAAGCAAACAGGTCTATCTGCAACAACTGCAACAGTACCCTATGGAGGTGAAGCCGCAACTCAGGCATATGGTAAtgcagatgatgatgatgaaaaaaatacaaatcaagCAGAAACGTCTATACAGGTTCAAGCTACTGTGCCGTATGGAATTGAGATGGAAACACAGACTTATGATCCTGCTACTGGTCATAATGACGATGACATGACAgatgatgaaaataataaaaatttcgCCGTGGCTGCAACAGTGCCTTATGATTTAGAAACACAAGCTTATGGTGTtgcagatgatgatgatgataaatcaGATGATGAAAATGACAAGATTACAAAACCCAACAACCCATTGCTAAAGCGTGAACAATCTGCCATGCCCTCAACTCTGCCATACGATATTGAAATGGCAACACAAGCTTATAGTGCTGGTGATgcgaatgatgatgatgatacagATAGTGAGATGGATACAAATGCCAAACGCACCAAAACTTCCCAACCCAAAGACGGTGAAAATACCCAAAAAGGTGAAAATATTTCACCAACCTTACCTTATTGCCTTGATACACAGGATTACGGAGATAACAATAGTGATACCAATGATGAACTCCAAGAGGTTAAACGTCTGTCATCAGAAGAACATGAGGATAATATTGCAGCTTCCATTCTTCCAGAGACACAGGCATATGGGGTTGATGTGTCTCCTGCTGCAGATGACGCTGACGGTGAAGATGATCCATCTGGTGATGGAAATGAGTCTAATGATATCAGTGAGAGCGATGGGCTGGGTGATACTCAGCCGTATGGAGCCGATGAAGACATTATACCTCCTTCAACAACAAAAGAG ATCATACCTGATAGCCAGGAGCCAGGAACCATGTCCCCTGTTATCCCTTTCAAGGGTAGGGGATGCTCTACCAGAGGGAAAAAGCCAGCTGCTCGGGTTTCATTTGCTCAAATTGCTGAGGAG ACCACTGAGGCTGAGGAGCTGGATTTCCCTGTTGCGACAAGACTTACTTTCGGTGAGACTGACGATAGCGAGGAAGACTTCCGCAAACCTCAAGGGAGACAGAAGAAG GCTAACACAATAACCACTGTCCCACGGCGGACACCGGCAAGGAAGAACAAAGGTAGGCCTGCCAAACGCCTGGATGACGAGGAAGAAGAACAGTCCACAGCAATGGCCAAGCGTGCAAAACACTTTGATGTTGACGTAGAGGAATCTCCTGCGTCTTCAACAACAGAGACCAGTAACAGGGGCAAACCTGCACAACACCAAGACAATGAGGAAGACGAGCCAGAAAATAAAGTGAAAAGAAACAAAGGCAAGCCTGCGAGACTCCAAGATCATGAAGAAGATGAAGAACCTGTAGCTAGTACTAGTGCAACCGGTATAACCAAAACTCCTGGAAAAGGTCCAAACCCTAAGAGTGCGAGAAGTACCCGAAGTAGCAGAAAGAAGAAGAATGAGAAAGAAGAGGAAGATGATGATTTGAGTGTACCTTCTGGTGAGTGTGAGGACGAGAAGGGTAAAATGAACTCAATGATGGCCAATAAATCAACAGCACGGCGAAGAGCGAAGAGAGATCATTCTGAAAAAGATATTGTAGAACAACATGATAATGACAGTGTTACTGGAGACCTGGAAACAACCAAGAGAATAGTCAGAGCAAGGATGACACCAGCCACAACAACGAGAAACAAAAGGTCTGCTTGTTTACAGGATGATTACAAGGAAGAGGCTGTCATGGGACAGGATTGTGGGCGGAAATCCTCTGCGAGAGGTGGTCGAGGCAGAGCCTCCAAAGGGAAGGATAATAGTGAGGCAACGAATTTTGTACAAAAAGATGTGACGAACAAAGACAATGTTGAGACAGAGAAGACAACATTTCTCACAGGAAATGAGAATGGGCCACAATCCTCAGGGAGAAGTGGAAGAGCCTTTAAAGAAAAGAATAACAAGGAGGTTAAGGCAACGACTGTTGAACaacaagaagaaaagaaactcCCATCGAGAGGTAGTGGTAGAGGAAAAGCAACTAGAGGGAAGAATAACGAGGCAACAACTGCGGAAAACGTTGAGGAGATGACTAAAGAAGAACCTGTTGAGGAAGGGACAACCTCACTCACAGAAGATGACACTGGGAAGAAATCCACAAGGAGAAGGGGTCGAGGCAAAGGAGCTAGTGGAAGACATAACAAGGAGGTAACGACCACTCATCAAGAAGAGCAAATAAATGAAGAGGAAAGTGACGAAGAAGAGGTAGCCTCTCCCGTGAAACGAAAAGGACGAGGCAAGGCAAGAAAGTCACCTCAAAAG ATTACATCCCATGGCACATCGTCAACACCTGCGCCAAACTCTACGCCCGCAAAGCGAACCAGGGGGAGAGGAGTAAAAGTCAAAGACGAACCTGAG ACCCCGGTAATATCTTCTTCAAGTGCCACCTCACAGACGGAAATGTCTTTACCGGATGTCACgccattgatgcccatatttggGAGACGAGGTCGTGGACGAGTGACGCTTTCTAGTGAGGGCCCTGAG CTCCCTGAGCCATTTGATGACACCCCCACCCCGTCTAGACCTGAGCCAGGTCCTCTCTCAGTCGTCAAGGCTATCTCAAGGCGGGGCAAGCGCGGAGGCCGGGTGGTCAAGACTAAGGATGAACTG TTGCCGGACTCCTCAGAGACGTTAGACCTGAATGAAGACACGAGAAGTGAGACACCAAGCGAAGCAACAAGTGAGGCAGCCAGCGAAACCCACAGCGAGCCTCCCCAGGTATTCACGACAGCTTATACCCgtaaggggaggggtagggcaGGCAAGGACTCCCAAGCCTCAACAGACTCTACTCTGAGCACTGGCGGGGGAAAGGGAAGAGCAAAGAAACCCAAGGAGAATCGCAGATCTCCGAGTTCATCACAAACTGCCGATTCTACGTTGGTGGACTCACCTTCTGCACAAGCAGAAAGACCGAAGGGCGGAGTGGTTTTGAAAAGGGATTCGCAGGAATCACAG GAAGTCCAGGCGACGCCGGCAAAGAAAGGGAGGCGTCACGAAGACGGTGCTGCTGAAGCACCAAGCCCGTCACTACGGGAACGCAAACCCGAGGGCAAACCACGTGTCATGTTCACTGGTCTGGTCGACAAGCAGGGAGAGAAG GTCGTCACAAGTCTGGGTGGTTCCCTTGTGAATTCCGTTTACGAATGCACTCATCTGGTTACTGAAAAG GTCCGCCGTACGGTCAAGTTCCTGTGCGGATTAGCCAGTGGTCAACTCCTCGTACAGCCCGCCTGGCTTGAGGCGTGCAAACTCGCCAAGACCTTCGTAG aCCCTTCGCCATTCTTTGTCCATGACAGAGCTGCGGAGAAACAGTACAATTTTAAGTTACACGA GTCACACCAGCGGGCGCTTGAGGGAGGACTTTTGCAGGGCTACCGTGTCCACGTGACCAAAGGGGTCAAGCCTGAACCTTCACAAATGAAAG ACATCATCAAATGCGCCAAAGGGGAG GTTTTGCCGCGCATGCCTCGCGCTAAGGATGACGGGATATTAGTGATCTCGTGCGAGGAAGACCACCAGGCTTGCAAGCCCGCAGTTAATGCTGGGGTACCGGTGTACTCTGCCGAGCTACTGCTGACCGGTATACTGCGCCATCAACTAAGCCTGGACGA AAATCGACTTTTTTCTGATGGTAGTGCGGAGGAGAGCCCATCAAATCAAACTAGAAAACGCAAAAACGATACTCACTCGGGAGATGCACCGCCCAAGACCGCCCGAGCATCAAGACGGAAGAAGAAATAG